The following proteins are encoded in a genomic region of Sorangiineae bacterium MSr12523:
- a CDS encoding sigma-54 dependent transcriptional regulator, which translates to MPKILIVDDQRNMRTTLAMMLKGVGYEVDEAADGDEGAERGATGAFDLVLTDLRMGTKDGMEVLGAIKEAQPMTEVIVMTAYGTIESAVEAMRLGAFDYIQKPFTEQELLVKVDKALENRRLAGEVAFLASEFKDRYRFENIVGRSGAIRDLLGRIVRIAPTDAIVLITGESGTGKELVAKAIHANSRRCDRMFVPVNCAAITETLLESELFGHARGSFTGAVSARKGLFEEAHGGTFFFDEIAETPLSFQAKLLRVIQENEVRRVGENKPIRVDVRIIAATNQDLLRAVQEKRFRQDLYYRLNVARFQLPALRERREDVPELMMHFLEKYNKKMGVRARLHDGVLDALAHYDFPGNIRELEHMIEQAVALVQSGTITADDLLPPPIGEEARSGSNHGGRALADVVDTAERTAIEGALRESDGNREKAAELLAISPTTLWRKMTRLGIVFDTK; encoded by the coding sequence ATGCCGAAGATTCTGATCGTCGATGATCAGCGCAACATGCGCACCACCCTGGCAATGATGCTCAAGGGGGTTGGATACGAAGTAGACGAGGCCGCCGACGGCGATGAAGGTGCCGAGCGTGGCGCCACGGGCGCGTTCGATCTGGTGCTCACCGACCTGCGTATGGGCACGAAAGACGGCATGGAGGTGCTCGGCGCCATCAAAGAGGCGCAGCCGATGACCGAAGTCATCGTGATGACCGCCTACGGCACCATCGAAAGCGCCGTGGAGGCCATGCGGCTCGGCGCATTCGATTACATTCAAAAGCCGTTCACCGAGCAGGAGCTGCTGGTGAAGGTCGACAAGGCCCTGGAGAACCGCCGCCTCGCAGGCGAAGTCGCGTTCCTGGCCAGCGAATTCAAAGATCGTTACCGCTTCGAGAACATCGTCGGGCGCTCGGGCGCCATCCGCGATCTGCTCGGCCGCATCGTGCGCATCGCCCCGACGGACGCCATCGTCCTCATCACGGGCGAGAGCGGCACCGGCAAGGAGCTCGTCGCCAAAGCCATCCATGCGAACTCGCGGCGGTGCGATCGCATGTTCGTGCCGGTCAACTGCGCAGCCATCACCGAGACCTTGCTCGAGAGCGAATTGTTCGGCCACGCGCGCGGTTCGTTCACCGGCGCAGTGAGCGCGCGCAAGGGCCTCTTCGAAGAGGCCCACGGCGGCACCTTCTTCTTCGACGAGATCGCGGAGACGCCGCTGTCGTTCCAAGCGAAGCTCCTGCGCGTCATCCAAGAGAACGAAGTGCGCCGCGTCGGTGAGAACAAACCGATCCGCGTGGACGTTCGCATCATCGCCGCGACGAATCAGGATCTCTTGCGCGCCGTGCAGGAGAAGCGCTTCCGGCAAGATCTCTACTACCGCTTGAACGTGGCGCGCTTCCAGCTCCCTGCCCTGCGCGAACGCCGCGAGGACGTGCCCGAGCTGATGATGCACTTCCTCGAAAAGTACAACAAGAAGATGGGCGTACGCGCCCGCCTGCACGACGGCGTGCTCGACGCGCTGGCGCATTACGACTTCCCGGGCAACATCCGCGAGCTCGAGCACATGATTGAGCAAGCCGTTGCGCTGGTGCAGAGCGGCACCATCACGGCAGATGACCTTCTGCCCCCGCCCATCGGCGAGGAAGCGCGCTCAGGCTCGAACCACGGCGGCCGAGCCTTGGCGGATGTCGTCGACACGGCGGAGCGCACGGCCATCGAAGGAGCACTCCGCGAGAGCGATGGAAACCGCGAAAAAGCCGCAGAACTCCTGGCGATCTCGCCCACGACACTCTGGCGCAAGATGACCCGTCTGGGCATCGTCTTCGATACGAAGTAA
- a CDS encoding response regulator encodes MANEEKKPLGSILVARKLISSDVLSQSLREQRQAGTHRIPLASFLVERGIVREEDALRALSEQFGVPGIELRQLAILLEHIAVIPREHAEAQLILPVLLRGERLFVATANPSDKRTIDELEFVTGKKVYAYVALAEPLRRTIAAAYAAKEAGETHYLGPRVPRETLVRLGIAPAIPAPPAPPPLPPRARTTAPRGIAVPRTREGAPSEVVPSTQPDVVAADEAPPVVVDDAMQRVSSNAQLSTMEFGLMSPEVSRVDEAPPPAGILPMSPEDAAGPPTVARPGKTILVVDDEEEIRRMLRRVLQERGYRVIEADRGLLALRMVKEQVPDLIVLDAMLPELHGFDIARRIRGSEKYGTIPIVMVSAVYRGWRIAQDLKDNYGIAAYIEKPFRIQEVVDAVAHALTERDTRRSEHPERDVDVMSADAEKLLEQGVTAYRAGHVDEAIGFLRRGIEIDPLAYRLHFHLALLYGKKGAIYEGIHELERAIELHPRNFAALKNLAVLYEKAGFRHKAVEVWERCIQVAPDAETRAQVKERLMTLL; translated from the coding sequence ATGGCGAACGAGGAGAAGAAGCCGCTGGGGAGCATCCTTGTCGCACGCAAACTCATCTCGTCGGATGTCCTTTCACAGTCACTCCGCGAGCAGAGGCAGGCAGGCACACATCGCATTCCACTGGCCTCGTTCCTCGTCGAACGCGGGATCGTGCGGGAGGAAGACGCGCTGCGCGCCCTTTCGGAGCAATTCGGCGTGCCGGGCATCGAGCTGCGCCAGCTCGCGATCCTGCTCGAGCACATTGCAGTCATTCCGCGGGAGCACGCCGAAGCGCAGCTCATCTTACCCGTGCTCCTTCGTGGCGAGCGCCTCTTCGTGGCCACCGCGAATCCATCCGACAAGCGCACCATTGACGAGCTGGAGTTCGTCACGGGGAAGAAGGTCTACGCTTATGTCGCACTCGCGGAGCCACTGCGCCGCACGATAGCCGCCGCCTATGCGGCCAAAGAGGCAGGGGAGACCCATTACCTCGGCCCGCGCGTGCCGCGTGAGACCTTGGTTCGGCTGGGCATTGCCCCGGCGATTCCGGCGCCCCCCGCTCCGCCGCCGCTTCCGCCACGGGCGCGGACAACGGCCCCGCGCGGCATCGCAGTTCCGCGCACGAGGGAGGGGGCCCCAAGCGAGGTGGTGCCTTCCACACAGCCCGATGTCGTGGCCGCCGACGAGGCGCCTCCGGTGGTGGTCGACGATGCCATGCAGCGCGTTTCCTCGAATGCGCAACTGTCGACGATGGAGTTCGGCCTGATGAGCCCCGAGGTCTCACGCGTGGACGAAGCGCCGCCGCCAGCGGGCATTCTCCCGATGTCGCCCGAGGATGCAGCGGGACCGCCCACCGTGGCTCGGCCGGGAAAGACCATTCTCGTCGTCGACGACGAAGAAGAGATCCGCCGCATGCTTCGCCGCGTACTGCAGGAACGTGGCTATCGCGTCATCGAAGCCGACAGGGGCCTTCTCGCCCTTCGCATGGTCAAAGAACAAGTGCCGGACCTCATCGTGCTCGACGCCATGCTCCCCGAGCTGCACGGCTTCGACATCGCCCGCCGCATTCGTGGCAGCGAAAAATACGGCACCATCCCCATCGTCATGGTGAGCGCGGTCTACCGGGGCTGGCGCATCGCACAGGACCTCAAGGACAACTACGGCATCGCCGCCTACATCGAGAAACCCTTCCGCATCCAAGAAGTGGTCGATGCAGTGGCACACGCACTCACCGAGCGCGATACACGACGTTCCGAGCACCCGGAGCGCGATGTGGACGTCATGAGCGCCGATGCGGAAAAACTGCTCGAACAAGGCGTCACGGCCTACCGCGCGGGGCACGTCGACGAGGCCATCGGCTTTCTCAGGCGCGGTATCGAGATCGATCCGCTCGCGTATCGGTTACACTTCCACCTGGCGCTGCTGTACGGGAAAAAGGGTGCCATCTACGAGGGCATCCACGAGCTCGAGCGCGCCATCGAACTGCATCCCAGGAACTTTGCAGCACTCAAGAACCTCGCAGTGCTCTACGAAAAGGCAGGATTTCGTCACAAGGCCGTCGAGGTATGGGAACGTTGCATCCAAGTAGCTCCCGATGCAGAAACGCGGGCGCAGGTGAAGGAACGCTTGATGACGCTTCTTTAA
- the tgt gene encoding tRNA guanosine(34) transglycosylase Tgt produces MKPRASGFAFRVLAQDGNARRSVLTTPHGEVDLPTFMPVGTQGSVKTLTPDEVSQTGARIVLGNTYHLWMRPGPETVAELGGLHGFSRWPHAMLTDSGGFQAFSLSSLTKLTEDGFTFRSHLDGKKGHLTPEEAVRIQGLIGADIQMQLDVCPPGDSPRSVVEEAVARTTRWAKRALAAPRPEGQALFGIVQGSCFADLRKAHADQLAALDPGFDGLALGGFSVGEPIPRMHETLAEVAWYLDPERPRYLMGVGTPLDLLVGIEHGVDMFDCVLPTRNARNGQALTRFGRLIIKNARYAKDPSPIDPECGCSGCRAGFSRAYLRHLYMCGEILALRVLTLHNLHYYGQLVAGARQAIETGTYAAFKKRSIEAMEAGA; encoded by the coding sequence ATGAAGCCGCGCGCTTCGGGGTTCGCCTTTCGCGTGCTCGCGCAGGATGGAAACGCGCGACGCAGTGTGCTCACCACGCCGCACGGCGAGGTCGATCTGCCCACGTTCATGCCGGTGGGCACGCAAGGCAGCGTGAAGACGCTCACCCCCGACGAGGTGTCGCAGACGGGCGCGCGCATCGTCCTCGGCAACACGTACCACCTGTGGATGCGCCCGGGACCCGAGACCGTGGCCGAGTTGGGCGGGCTGCACGGCTTCTCGCGCTGGCCGCACGCGATGCTCACCGATTCGGGCGGCTTCCAGGCCTTCTCCCTTTCGAGCCTGACCAAGCTCACCGAGGACGGCTTCACCTTCCGCTCGCACCTCGACGGCAAGAAGGGCCACCTCACGCCGGAAGAAGCGGTGCGCATCCAGGGCCTCATCGGCGCCGATATCCAGATGCAGCTCGACGTGTGTCCGCCCGGCGACTCGCCGCGATCCGTCGTGGAAGAAGCCGTCGCGCGCACCACGCGATGGGCCAAACGTGCGCTCGCCGCCCCGCGGCCCGAGGGACAGGCCCTCTTCGGAATCGTGCAGGGTTCATGCTTTGCCGATCTGCGAAAGGCCCACGCCGACCAGCTTGCGGCGCTCGATCCGGGCTTCGACGGCCTCGCGCTCGGCGGCTTCTCCGTCGGCGAGCCGATCCCGCGCATGCACGAAACGTTGGCCGAGGTCGCGTGGTACCTCGATCCGGAAAGGCCGCGCTACCTCATGGGCGTCGGCACGCCGCTCGATTTGCTCGTAGGCATCGAGCACGGCGTCGACATGTTCGACTGCGTGCTTCCCACGCGCAACGCGCGCAACGGCCAGGCCCTCACCCGCTTCGGGCGCCTCATCATCAAGAACGCGCGCTACGCGAAAGATCCGTCCCCCATCGATCCGGAGTGTGGGTGCTCGGGTTGCCGCGCCGGTTTCAGCCGCGCGTACCTGCGCCACCTGTACATGTGCGGCGAAATCCTCGCGCTGCGTGTGCTGACGCTGCACAACTTGCACTACTACGGTCAACTCGTCGCTGGCGCGCGCCAGGCCATCGAGACCGGAACGTACGCGGCCTTCAAGAAGCGCTCGATCGAGGCGATGGAAGCGGGAGCCTAA
- a CDS encoding MerR family transcriptional regulator produces the protein MPTRQDSGKVGPPGDPSKLYFRIGEVASIVGVEPHVLRYWEREFRMIRPTKSTKGQRVYSRRDLENLLRVRDLLYKEGFTIAGAKKKLRNAGAEPEDHHSEEGVEPEEPGQHGERDGDSSESKMRQTLVDLRSEIEAFLADDW, from the coding sequence GTGCCGACGCGGCAAGACTCGGGCAAGGTCGGCCCTCCTGGCGATCCTTCGAAGCTCTATTTCCGAATCGGCGAAGTGGCCTCCATCGTCGGCGTGGAGCCGCATGTCCTCCGCTACTGGGAGCGCGAGTTTCGAATGATTCGCCCCACCAAGAGCACCAAGGGGCAGCGCGTTTATTCCCGTCGCGATCTCGAAAACCTCCTTCGGGTGCGTGACCTCCTTTACAAAGAGGGCTTCACCATCGCCGGCGCGAAGAAGAAGCTGCGCAACGCCGGGGCCGAGCCGGAAGATCACCACTCCGAAGAAGGCGTCGAACCCGAGGAACCGGGGCAACACGGCGAACGCGACGGAGACTCGAGCGAAAGCAAGATGCGACAAACACTCGTGGACCTGCGCTCCGAGATCGAGGCGTTCCTCGCCGACGACTGGTAG
- the queA gene encoding tRNA preQ1(34) S-adenosylmethionine ribosyltransferase-isomerase QueA, with protein MRIEAFDYDLPPDRIAQYPTPEREQARLLVVPPDSDALENRGVAELAELIPEGALVVVNDTRVIPARLLGVKADTGGKVEIFLVRFVEARTLEIPGGDPREAEVWLALGKASKPLRFGSDVIAGNVIIRLLGRGEDGLLEVGVSTMAPAPIRSAIEAEGHVPLPPYIKRGDEPLDQERYQTVFARVPGALAAPTAGLHLSRALLGRLAVRGCELASVTLHVGLGTFQPVQVEDLDQHPMHSETFEISRTTASAIARARERGKPVVAIGTTVVRALESAASPDRDGHVIPTHGETRLLIQPGYQFRVVDMLVTNFHLPRSTLLALVCAFGGYERVLAAYRHAVREDYRFFSYGDAMLLTRAT; from the coding sequence TTGCGTATCGAAGCTTTTGATTACGACCTTCCGCCGGATCGCATTGCTCAGTATCCCACGCCGGAACGCGAGCAAGCGCGCTTGCTCGTGGTGCCCCCCGACAGCGATGCACTCGAGAATCGCGGCGTCGCCGAACTCGCCGAGCTGATCCCCGAGGGCGCCCTCGTGGTGGTGAACGACACGCGCGTGATCCCTGCGCGCCTGCTCGGAGTGAAGGCCGACACGGGCGGCAAGGTGGAAATCTTTCTCGTGCGTTTCGTCGAAGCGCGCACTTTGGAAATCCCCGGCGGCGATCCGCGCGAGGCGGAAGTGTGGCTCGCGCTGGGCAAAGCATCGAAGCCCCTGCGCTTCGGATCGGACGTGATCGCGGGCAACGTGATCATCCGCCTCCTCGGGCGCGGCGAAGATGGCCTGCTCGAGGTGGGCGTGAGCACGATGGCGCCGGCGCCCATCCGCAGTGCAATCGAGGCCGAAGGACACGTGCCTTTGCCGCCTTATATCAAGCGCGGCGACGAGCCGCTCGATCAAGAGCGGTATCAAACGGTGTTCGCGCGCGTGCCGGGTGCCCTCGCCGCGCCGACGGCGGGACTGCACCTTTCGCGCGCATTGCTCGGGCGTCTCGCCGTGCGGGGCTGTGAGCTCGCGAGCGTGACCTTGCACGTGGGCCTGGGCACGTTCCAGCCCGTGCAGGTGGAAGATCTCGATCAGCATCCCATGCACTCGGAGACGTTCGAGATCTCCCGCACCACGGCCAGCGCCATCGCCCGTGCACGCGAGCGCGGCAAGCCCGTGGTGGCCATCGGCACCACGGTGGTGCGCGCACTGGAAAGTGCCGCGAGCCCGGATCGCGATGGGCACGTGATTCCCACACACGGCGAAACGCGGCTCTTGATTCAGCCAGGCTACCAGTTTCGCGTGGTGGACATGCTTGTCACGAATTTTCACCTGCCCCGCTCGACCCTGCTTGCGCTGGTCTGCGCCTTCGGTGGATATGAACGCGTGCTCGCCGCCTACCGTCACGCCGTGCGTGAAGACTACCGATTCTTTTCCTACGGAGATGCCATGCTCCTGACCCGCGCCACATGA
- a CDS encoding response regulator, with protein sequence MSAKVLVVDDEVNQGRALALGLRLEGFEVTTVLDAESALASLALSAADVAILDLMLPGINGIELARRLSRLYPKMLLVLTSAYHLSERQLVRADCGVVGFVPKPYRLDELADFLRAKLASGPESARQFRKVASH encoded by the coding sequence TTGAGTGCAAAAGTTCTTGTCGTCGATGACGAGGTCAATCAAGGACGCGCACTTGCGCTGGGTCTCCGGCTCGAAGGCTTCGAAGTCACGACCGTGCTGGACGCCGAATCGGCGCTCGCCTCGCTCGCGCTTTCCGCCGCCGACGTTGCCATCCTGGATTTGATGCTCCCGGGCATCAACGGCATCGAGCTCGCGCGGCGCCTCTCACGCCTCTATCCGAAAATGCTCCTGGTGCTGACCAGCGCATACCATCTGAGCGAACGGCAGCTGGTGCGTGCCGACTGCGGGGTCGTCGGCTTCGTTCCCAAGCCGTACCGACTCGACGAGCTCGCCGATTTCCTGCGCGCCAAGCTCGCGTCCGGTCCGGAGAGCGCTCGTCAGTTTCGCAAAGTCGCAAGCCACTGA
- a CDS encoding TIGR04551 family protein, whose product MALPFALMGVFASTASTAHAQSDDKATDSKASPAPPPSSGPTSPPPRGSLLPTPQDDAAPAPSSAAAGAAVDPAADQRELEGQGKQRPTADGLVGSRPQDVYSEDWFSRIRPVLELHGYFRTRGELFHNFSLGRHDPAGSALWPQPIDNSYSPVSGGALNLGMCGNDPNRPDSCQDKTQATANMRFRINPELHISDNLRIMAQIDMLDNLVLGSTPDSYAMQPGAGSNGYVRAGGNPYAPISLFSNTQGPPTAGVNGWRNSIDVKRAWGEYMTPVGQIRFGRMPHHWGLGMMWNSGDNIDADYHSTVDRIMFTSGIKALDLYFGGSWDFVSSGPTNANAYSVYGGQPYNTGNLTNVNQWSLFVARRTNPELQRLQLSRNQVVINGGLYAVYRSQYLDLASSNGITETPWTFTNGNPNNNGLERRNAQIFIPDAWVQILFKKFRFEAEFATVWGNIERAPSTGTNASDTKVRQYGLTTQTEFKAIEDKLRLNLGFGWASGDPWQDSLQPTNGTNAFNSGNGPVSTFRFNPAYNVDLIFFRRILSRVEGAYYFRPSVEYDFIRNPGGQKFGGNAAVIWSRASEFVQTPGHNRDLGLELNLSLYYQAKDGALNDDPDKLGGFFAMLQYGVFFPMGGLNYLPNITNNTNNPSGITDWSTSSAHTIRLFLGIVY is encoded by the coding sequence TTGGCCCTTCCTTTCGCGCTCATGGGCGTCTTCGCCTCCACGGCGAGCACCGCACACGCACAGAGCGACGACAAAGCCACGGACAGCAAAGCGTCGCCGGCACCGCCTCCCTCTTCTGGACCGACGTCGCCGCCTCCGCGCGGAAGCCTCCTGCCCACCCCGCAGGACGACGCCGCCCCGGCCCCATCGTCGGCCGCCGCAGGAGCCGCCGTCGACCCGGCCGCCGATCAGCGCGAGCTCGAAGGTCAGGGCAAGCAGCGCCCCACGGCCGATGGCCTCGTGGGATCGCGCCCGCAAGACGTCTACAGCGAAGACTGGTTTAGCCGCATCCGCCCCGTGCTCGAATTGCATGGCTACTTCCGCACCCGCGGCGAGTTGTTTCACAACTTCTCCCTCGGCCGCCACGACCCCGCCGGTAGCGCGCTCTGGCCGCAGCCGATCGACAATTCGTACAGTCCCGTCTCGGGTGGTGCTCTCAATCTGGGCATGTGCGGCAACGACCCGAACCGGCCGGATAGCTGCCAAGACAAGACGCAGGCTACGGCCAACATGCGCTTCCGCATCAACCCCGAGCTGCACATCTCGGACAACCTGCGGATCATGGCGCAGATCGACATGCTCGATAACCTCGTGTTGGGCTCCACGCCCGACTCGTACGCCATGCAGCCGGGCGCCGGTTCGAACGGGTACGTGCGCGCCGGCGGCAATCCGTACGCGCCGATCAGCCTCTTCTCCAACACGCAAGGCCCACCCACGGCCGGAGTGAATGGCTGGCGCAACTCCATCGACGTCAAGCGGGCGTGGGGCGAGTACATGACCCCCGTCGGTCAGATTCGATTCGGCCGCATGCCGCACCACTGGGGCCTCGGCATGATGTGGAACTCCGGCGACAACATCGACGCCGACTACCACAGCACGGTCGACCGAATCATGTTCACCTCGGGCATCAAGGCGCTCGATCTGTACTTCGGCGGCTCCTGGGATTTCGTCTCGAGCGGCCCCACCAACGCCAACGCGTACAGCGTCTACGGCGGGCAGCCGTACAACACGGGCAACCTCACCAACGTCAATCAGTGGTCGCTCTTCGTCGCGCGCCGGACGAACCCCGAGCTGCAGCGCCTGCAGCTTTCGCGCAACCAAGTCGTCATCAACGGCGGCCTCTATGCCGTTTACCGCAGCCAATACTTGGACTTGGCCAGCAGCAACGGCATCACGGAGACGCCGTGGACGTTCACCAACGGTAACCCCAACAACAACGGGTTGGAGCGCCGCAACGCGCAGATCTTCATCCCCGATGCATGGGTGCAGATCCTCTTCAAGAAGTTCCGCTTCGAAGCCGAGTTCGCGACCGTCTGGGGCAACATCGAGCGCGCCCCGAGCACCGGCACCAATGCGAGCGACACCAAGGTCCGTCAGTACGGTTTGACCACGCAGACGGAGTTCAAGGCCATCGAGGACAAGCTCCGACTGAACCTCGGCTTCGGCTGGGCGAGCGGCGATCCCTGGCAGGATTCATTGCAGCCTACGAACGGAACGAACGCGTTCAACAGCGGCAACGGCCCCGTCTCCACGTTTCGATTCAATCCCGCATACAACGTCGACCTGATCTTCTTCCGCCGCATCCTCTCGCGCGTCGAGGGCGCGTACTACTTCCGGCCGTCGGTGGAGTACGACTTCATTCGAAATCCCGGCGGGCAGAAATTCGGCGGCAACGCGGCGGTCATCTGGAGCCGTGCGAGCGAATTCGTGCAGACGCCGGGTCACAACCGCGATCTCGGCCTCGAGCTCAACTTGAGCCTCTACTACCAAGCCAAGGACGGCGCGCTGAACGACGATCCGGACAAGCTCGGGGGCTTCTTCGCCATGCTGCAGTACGGCGTGTTCTTCCCCATGGGTGGTTTGAATTACCTGCCGAACATCACCAACAACACGAACAACCCGTCCGGCATCACCGACTGGAGCACCTCCAGCGCCCACACCATCCGCCTCTTCCTCGGAATCGTCTATTAA
- a CDS encoding glycosyltransferase has protein sequence MYLALCVAYFVVLLFLAMYGLHRSHLVLTVLRHRKKLAAMRENAPKLEDYAKNGKELPHVTIQLPLYNEATVAARLLEHTSAIRYPRELLEIQVLDDSTDETRALVRNHVAELAANDPTLDIVYIHRVDRTGYKAGALDAGLKVAKGELVAIFDADFLPQPDFLEQVVPEFIDDKIGMVQARWGHLNRNHSLLTRVQALMLDGHHLVENRARAAAGWLFNFSGTGGMWRKEAIGASGGWQHDTLTEDLDLSYRAQLAGWKFVYRDNVVSPAELPEDVSAFRAQQFRWAKGTVQTSRKLMKRVMTSNLSLSQRIEAFFHLTPHFAYPLMVFLSLLLLPALVLMPATNPQAMLLIDLPLCIGTTGSLAAFYAMAEAAQGRRRIDALKQLPALLALGAGLAPHLSKAVFEGLHSMAGEFVRTPKKGIELSTPAASTPRYRARADLPMVEVGLCLFSLASTVASIETGHWFATPFAMLFTFGYGYVASLVASEQAARRKAAAEMPALTQSPDSVRDFIPTPAVSTADIADAE, from the coding sequence ATGTACCTGGCTCTTTGCGTAGCGTACTTCGTCGTCCTGCTTTTTCTCGCCATGTACGGCTTGCACCGATCGCACTTGGTGCTGACCGTCCTGCGCCACAGGAAGAAGCTCGCGGCGATGCGCGAGAACGCGCCCAAGCTCGAGGATTACGCCAAAAACGGCAAAGAACTCCCGCACGTCACCATCCAGCTCCCCCTCTACAACGAGGCCACTGTGGCGGCGCGCTTGCTCGAGCACACTTCGGCGATCCGCTACCCGCGTGAGCTCTTGGAAATCCAGGTCCTCGACGACTCCACGGACGAAACGCGGGCACTCGTGCGCAACCATGTTGCCGAGCTCGCTGCGAACGACCCGACCTTGGACATCGTGTACATCCATCGCGTCGACCGCACCGGCTACAAGGCGGGCGCACTCGATGCGGGCCTCAAGGTCGCCAAGGGCGAGCTCGTGGCCATCTTCGATGCCGACTTCCTCCCGCAGCCGGACTTCCTCGAGCAAGTCGTTCCCGAATTCATCGATGACAAGATCGGCATGGTGCAAGCGCGCTGGGGCCACTTGAATCGCAATCACTCGCTGCTCACCCGCGTGCAGGCCCTCATGCTCGACGGCCACCATCTCGTCGAGAACCGTGCGCGCGCGGCCGCGGGCTGGTTGTTCAACTTCTCCGGCACCGGCGGCATGTGGCGCAAAGAAGCCATCGGCGCCTCCGGCGGCTGGCAGCACGACACGCTCACCGAAGACTTGGATCTCTCCTACCGCGCGCAACTCGCCGGCTGGAAGTTCGTCTACCGCGACAACGTCGTGAGCCCCGCCGAGCTCCCGGAGGACGTGAGCGCTTTCCGCGCGCAGCAATTCCGCTGGGCCAAGGGCACGGTTCAGACCTCGCGCAAGCTGATGAAGCGCGTGATGACCTCGAACCTGTCGCTCTCGCAGCGCATCGAGGCCTTCTTCCACCTCACGCCGCACTTCGCCTACCCGCTCATGGTCTTTTTGAGCCTCCTGCTCCTGCCCGCGCTGGTCCTCATGCCGGCGACGAACCCGCAGGCCATGCTCCTCATCGACCTGCCGCTCTGCATCGGCACCACCGGCTCGCTCGCCGCCTTCTACGCGATGGCCGAGGCCGCACAAGGACGCCGCCGCATCGACGCGCTCAAGCAGCTCCCCGCACTTCTCGCGCTCGGTGCCGGGCTCGCGCCGCACCTCTCCAAGGCCGTCTTCGAAGGACTGCACTCGATGGCCGGCGAGTTCGTGCGCACGCCCAAGAAGGGCATCGAGCTGAGCACCCCGGCCGCGAGCACCCCGCGCTACCGCGCCCGCGCCGATCTGCCGATGGTCGAAGTCGGCCTCTGCCTCTTCTCGCTGGCGAGCACGGTTGCTTCGATCGAGACGGGCCACTGGTTCGCCACGCCGTTCGCGATGCTCTTCACGTTCGGCTACGGCTATGTGGCATCGCTGGTCGCAAGCGAGCAGGCCGCGCGCCGCAAGGCAGCCGCCGAGATGCCCGCCCTCACCCAGTCGCCGGATAGCGTTCGCGACTTCATTCCGACCCCGGCAGTTTCCACGGCCGACATCGCTGACGCGGAGTGA